One Candidatus Kryptoniota bacterium DNA segment encodes these proteins:
- a CDS encoding serine hydrolase yields the protein MKSNFIFLTTLSLLIGSAGAQTLRHSIDSLATGFKGEVGLFAINLKNGDTVSYNADTKFPTASVIKIYVLAKLYQDIADGKSSMKDEVTLRDSDKVAGSGILLFMHDGLKVTLGDLASLMIDMSDNAAANFLTDKAGGVEEVSRYIQSLGLSNTRELAKIFDKHVYSDSAERKVYGIGVTTPRETADFLKMLYEGKIVNKKSSKEMVDLMKYQFYNTSIPRFLPTYKDTIGIAHKTGALDNTRNDCAIIFTPRADYVLSVFTTNNEDQRWITDNSAEVFIARASELIYDSFGR from the coding sequence ATGAAATCGAATTTCATTTTCTTGACAACATTGAGTTTACTGATCGGGAGTGCGGGCGCGCAGACTCTCCGGCATTCGATCGATTCGCTCGCAACCGGCTTCAAGGGAGAAGTTGGTTTATTTGCGATAAATCTCAAGAATGGCGACACAGTTTCGTACAACGCCGACACAAAATTTCCCACGGCAAGTGTAATCAAGATTTACGTCCTCGCGAAACTGTACCAGGATATCGCCGACGGAAAGTCTTCGATGAAAGATGAAGTCACGCTGCGTGACTCGGACAAAGTGGCCGGAAGCGGCATACTCCTCTTCATGCACGACGGGTTGAAGGTGACCCTCGGTGATCTTGCATCGCTCATGATTGACATGAGCGACAACGCCGCCGCCAATTTCCTCACGGACAAAGCTGGAGGTGTCGAGGAAGTGTCCCGGTATATCCAGTCGCTCGGCCTTTCAAATACGAGAGAACTTGCGAAGATCTTCGATAAGCACGTGTACAGCGATTCAGCCGAGCGAAAGGTGTACGGCATCGGGGTGACTACACCGCGTGAGACCGCTGACTTCCTGAAGATGCTGTACGAAGGCAAGATTGTGAACAAGAAGAGCTCGAAAGAGATGGTCGACTTAATGAAGTACCAGTTTTATAACACAAGCATCCCGCGGTTCCTTCCGACTTACAAGGACACGATAGGGATCGCGCACAAAACGGGGGCGTTGGACAATACGAGGAACGATTGTGCGATCATCTTCACGCCGCGCGCAGATTATGTGCTGTCCGTCTTCACAACAAACAACGAAGACCAGCGCTGGATTACCGATAACTCAGCTGAGGTTTTTATTGCCCGCGCATCTGAGCTCATCTATGACAGTTTTGGAAGATAG
- a CDS encoding glycoside hydrolase family 2 TIM barrel-domain containing protein, which produces MRSDKLLIGTLIVSGIVLNSGCTPSALTSRNYAAALRGVRYELDSGWVCENVRDVHSTGETLSSPSSTMSGWMRATVPGTVLTTLLNDSLVPDPFYGMNNKKIPDIYDTGAAHYTYWFVKDFHEVYPTGDEEVWLKFRGVNYGFDAYLNGHKLNRETEFGMFLTRTFNITRFLEKDSINRLAVLVYPPDPVGNPNGGQGGDGTIAKSLSNQYVTGWDWIQPVHDRNTGIWDKVTIEKTGPIRLKNIHVVTHVPGIRFPDRPQAPAIIEASAEIQNPTKEKVEGSLQYVLQGALVKKDVEVPPDTTIEIRLPDYTLVNPKLWWPNGYGEQQLYALEFQFVRNGELSDKKIVTTGVREIQTTWNDHTRSREVLVNGQKIFIKGGDWITSDAMLRLSAARYDAEIRFHRDMNLNLIRIWGGGITERPEFYDACDRYGILVFQDFWMSGDCNGKWIDATKKDDQWARRRYPDDHNLFLESIADQVKMIRNHPSLAFYCGGNEISPPEDILTVMQDSLLPVIDSTRYFFSYSNVDSMSYNSIGETGDGPYRIEPTDFFWETKFFPFNSEIGSVGMGDIESLQRFIPNEDMTIPGPDYLTLDSVWRYHKYAGYGKFIGAYGNPISVQDFADKAQLVNYDEYRALMEGHISHMWDWYTGLIIWKTQNPWTALRGQMYDCYLDPNAGLYGLHHACEPLHAMYDPSAGILMVANHTFSQYHDLMLQARTFDISGKDSLISQLFVELSPTSVQKFSWINRDIDPLFMAHGGFLSVRLIDTSHKVLTDNFYWFPDSSGNYSGLGAMPKAAMKVEVTRVNPGRIEVMLVNPSGGPVAFFNRISLVNSATKSRILPVFYSDNYVSVLPGEEKEVTIDYAPSERSGQVMVAIKGWNVDEKFLPVK; this is translated from the coding sequence ATGAGGTCTGACAAACTCCTGATAGGGACACTCATCGTATCCGGAATCGTGTTGAATAGTGGCTGCACCCCTTCTGCTCTCACGTCACGCAATTATGCGGCTGCCCTGCGCGGAGTCCGGTACGAGCTGGATTCCGGCTGGGTCTGCGAAAATGTCCGTGATGTACATTCGACCGGGGAAACGCTGTCGAGTCCATCGTCGACCATGTCCGGTTGGATGCGGGCTACCGTCCCCGGAACCGTCCTGACCACATTGTTGAACGACAGTCTAGTCCCGGATCCATTTTATGGAATGAACAACAAGAAAATTCCCGATATATATGATACAGGAGCGGCACACTACACCTACTGGTTCGTGAAGGACTTTCACGAGGTCTACCCGACCGGTGATGAGGAGGTCTGGCTAAAATTTCGCGGAGTCAACTACGGCTTTGATGCCTATTTGAACGGGCACAAATTGAACAGAGAGACGGAGTTCGGAATGTTTCTTACGCGGACTTTTAACATCACCCGGTTCCTCGAGAAAGATTCGATTAACCGGCTTGCGGTTCTCGTTTATCCTCCGGATCCGGTCGGCAATCCGAACGGCGGTCAAGGCGGCGACGGCACAATCGCGAAAAGCCTGTCGAACCAGTATGTCACGGGATGGGATTGGATCCAACCGGTGCACGACAGGAACACAGGCATCTGGGATAAGGTGACGATTGAAAAGACCGGACCGATCCGCCTCAAAAATATTCATGTCGTGACTCATGTCCCGGGAATTAGATTTCCGGATAGGCCTCAGGCACCCGCAATCATTGAGGCAAGTGCCGAGATTCAGAATCCGACAAAAGAAAAAGTCGAGGGCTCACTGCAATATGTCCTCCAGGGAGCACTGGTAAAAAAAGATGTGGAAGTCCCGCCTGACACAACGATCGAAATCCGTCTTCCCGATTACACACTGGTGAATCCAAAATTGTGGTGGCCGAACGGTTATGGCGAGCAGCAACTCTACGCTTTGGAATTTCAATTCGTGAGAAACGGCGAATTGTCGGACAAGAAGATTGTGACAACGGGAGTTCGAGAGATTCAGACCACATGGAACGATCACACAAGAAGCAGGGAGGTTCTTGTCAACGGACAGAAAATATTCATAAAAGGAGGAGATTGGATAACATCTGACGCGATGCTGCGACTCTCCGCCGCGCGGTACGATGCGGAAATCCGTTTTCACCGCGACATGAACCTGAACTTGATTCGCATTTGGGGAGGCGGGATCACCGAAAGACCGGAGTTCTACGATGCTTGCGACAGGTACGGCATCCTCGTGTTCCAGGATTTCTGGATGTCGGGCGACTGCAATGGTAAATGGATAGACGCGACAAAAAAGGACGATCAGTGGGCCAGACGCAGATACCCCGATGATCATAATCTTTTTCTCGAATCAATTGCGGACCAGGTAAAAATGATTCGCAATCATCCCTCGCTCGCGTTTTACTGCGGCGGGAACGAAATCAGTCCGCCGGAAGACATACTCACAGTTATGCAGGACTCGCTCCTCCCCGTCATTGACAGCACACGGTATTTCTTTTCTTACTCAAACGTCGACAGCATGTCGTACAACTCAATCGGCGAAACAGGTGACGGACCATATCGGATCGAGCCCACAGATTTCTTCTGGGAGACTAAATTTTTCCCGTTCAATTCCGAGATCGGGTCGGTTGGAATGGGAGATATTGAATCTCTCCAGCGATTCATCCCGAATGAGGATATGACGATACCCGGACCTGATTATCTCACACTCGATTCGGTTTGGAGATACCACAAGTACGCCGGCTACGGGAAGTTCATTGGCGCGTATGGAAATCCGATAAGCGTGCAGGATTTTGCGGACAAAGCGCAGCTCGTGAACTACGACGAGTACAGGGCGCTGATGGAAGGACACATCTCGCATATGTGGGATTGGTACACAGGTCTCATTATTTGGAAAACTCAGAACCCGTGGACGGCTTTGCGCGGCCAGATGTACGATTGCTACCTCGATCCAAACGCGGGACTTTACGGTTTGCACCACGCCTGCGAGCCGCTTCACGCCATGTACGATCCATCGGCCGGAATACTAATGGTTGCCAATCACACTTTCAGTCAGTATCACGATCTGATGCTTCAGGCGAGGACGTTCGACATATCGGGAAAGGATTCCCTGATCTCTCAACTCTTTGTGGAGCTCAGCCCGACATCCGTTCAGAAATTTTCGTGGATAAATAGAGACATCGATCCCTTGTTCATGGCACACGGAGGGTTCCTATCGGTTCGTCTCATTGATACCTCTCATAAGGTTCTCACAGATAACTTCTACTGGTTCCCGGATTCGTCAGGAAATTATTCCGGACTGGGTGCAATGCCGAAAGCCGCGATGAAAGTAGAGGTGACCCGGGTAAATCCCGGTAGGATAGAAGTCATGCTTGTGAATCCTTCGGGCGGACCTGTCGCCTTTTTCAACCGCATTTCTCTTGTAAATTCCGCCACAAAAAGCAGAATACTTCCGGTCTTTTACAGCGATAATTATGTGTCAGTATTGCCCGGCGAGGAAAAGGAGGTAACGATCGATTATGCGCCGTCTGAGCGGAGCGGTCAGGTGATGGTGGCTATCAAAGGGTGGAACGTCGACGAGAAATTCCTGCCGGTAAAATGA